One Amycolatopsis sp. NBC_00355 genomic window carries:
- a CDS encoding class I SAM-dependent methyltransferase — METTRKHKVPEMEGRQARWYAKNRGTEAQLKQYRRQAAEVAAGLPAGAEILEVAPGPGFFAIELAKLGFRVTGLDISHTMVEIALEEAARAGKAVDFRQGDVTKTPFADESFDFVVCQAAFKNFRQPVTALNEMHRVLRPGGFAVIHDLNHQATGADIQREVDSMDVGLINGFTVRQTLGWLRRRAFTPAQFEELAAESAFGGCSVTQAGIGLEVRLTH; from the coding sequence ATGGAAACGACCCGCAAGCACAAAGTGCCCGAGATGGAAGGCCGCCAGGCCCGCTGGTACGCCAAGAACCGGGGCACCGAAGCGCAGCTGAAGCAGTACCGGCGGCAGGCGGCCGAAGTCGCGGCCGGGCTGCCGGCCGGCGCCGAGATCCTGGAGGTGGCGCCCGGCCCCGGGTTCTTCGCCATCGAGCTGGCGAAGCTCGGCTTCCGCGTCACCGGGCTCGATATCAGTCACACGATGGTCGAGATCGCGCTCGAAGAGGCCGCGCGCGCCGGGAAGGCCGTCGACTTCCGGCAGGGCGACGTCACGAAGACGCCGTTCGCGGACGAGTCGTTCGACTTCGTGGTCTGCCAGGCCGCGTTCAAGAACTTCCGGCAGCCGGTGACGGCGTTGAACGAGATGCACCGGGTGCTGCGGCCGGGCGGGTTCGCGGTGATCCACGACCTCAACCACCAGGCCACCGGCGCGGACATCCAGCGTGAGGTCGACTCGATGGACGTGGGCCTGATCAACGGCTTCACCGTGCGGCAGACGCTCGGCTGGCTGCGGCGCCGCGCGTTCACCCCGGCGCAGTTCGAGGAACTGGCCGCCGAAAGCGCGTTCGGCGGCTGCTCGGTCACCCAGGCCGGCATCGGCCTGGAGGTCCGTCTCACCCACTGA
- a CDS encoding SDR family NAD(P)-dependent oxidoreductase — translation MQITDTAALVTGGASGLGGATAKALAAKGARVFALDLAASIEKAEQVDGITYVEADVTDVDQVEAAVATASGSGVPLRTVVNCAGIGPSARILSKKGRHDLALYAKVVQINLIGSFNVLTIAAEAIAKTEPLEDDARGVIINTASIAAFDGQIGQVAYASSKGGIVGLTLPAARDLASQGIRVLTIAPGIVDTPMLATVSDDFRASLAAGVPFPKRLARPDEYAQLALSLIDHDYLNGEVVRMDGSLRMAPR, via the coding sequence ATGCAGATCACGGACACGGCCGCACTCGTCACCGGGGGCGCGTCCGGCCTCGGCGGGGCGACGGCGAAGGCCCTCGCGGCCAAGGGCGCGCGGGTGTTCGCGCTCGACCTCGCGGCCTCGATCGAGAAGGCCGAGCAGGTCGACGGCATCACCTACGTCGAGGCCGACGTGACCGACGTCGACCAGGTCGAGGCCGCCGTCGCGACCGCGTCCGGCTCGGGGGTACCGCTGCGGACCGTCGTGAACTGCGCCGGCATCGGGCCGTCCGCGCGGATCCTGTCGAAAAAGGGCCGCCACGACCTCGCGCTGTACGCGAAGGTCGTCCAGATCAACCTGATCGGCAGCTTCAACGTGCTGACCATCGCGGCCGAGGCGATCGCGAAGACCGAGCCCCTCGAAGACGACGCCCGCGGCGTCATCATCAACACCGCGTCCATCGCGGCCTTCGACGGCCAGATCGGGCAGGTCGCCTACGCCTCGTCCAAGGGCGGCATCGTCGGCCTGACCCTGCCCGCGGCCCGCGACCTGGCCTCGCAGGGCATCCGCGTGCTGACCATCGCGCCCGGCATCGTCGACACCCCGATGCTCGCCACCGTCAGCGACGACTTCCGCGCGTCGCTCGCCGCCGGCGTCCCGTTCCCGAAGCGCCTCGCGCGCCCGGACGAGTACGCGCAGCTCGCGCTGTCGCTGATCGACCACGACTACCTCAACGGCGAAGTCGTCCGCATGGACGGCTCACTGCGCATGGCCCCGCGCTGA
- a CDS encoding UDP-glucose dehydrogenase family protein, translating into MTPARIVVVGTGYVGLTTGACLVSLGHYVTCVDVDRAKVSRLRAGRVDILEPGLAELVGRGVAAGRLQFVVGARDAVRDAEAVFLCVPTPMGAGGSADLRAVEAVAAEIGDVLPAGCALITKSTVPVGTSKRIEAMLGRTDVPVVSNPEFLREGTAVADFLGPDRIVVGSDDLAAARWVGELYADLAAPVVVSDAASAELVKYAANCYLALKLSYVNSIAELCERLGADIDLVTEGMGYDRRIGRTFLKPGPGWGGSCLPKDTSALVTVAESVNYDFKMLTSAIDENIAQRDRIVAKIAGAVGGTLAGARIGVLGLAFKAGTNDLRDSPALAVCSVLGALGAELIAYDPAVGCELPGMTVVDDAYQVAKDADAVVVLTEWAEFKRLDWTAMAELMDGVDVVDTRNLLDPRVIVDAGLSWQGVGRPRAAARIKVS; encoded by the coding sequence ATGACGCCTGCTCGGATCGTGGTGGTGGGAACGGGTTACGTCGGACTGACCACGGGGGCCTGCCTGGTCAGTCTGGGTCATTACGTCACTTGCGTGGACGTCGACCGCGCGAAGGTGTCGAGACTGCGCGCGGGGCGCGTGGACATCCTCGAACCGGGGCTGGCCGAGCTGGTCGGCCGCGGGGTGGCGGCCGGGCGCCTGCAGTTCGTCGTCGGTGCGCGGGACGCGGTCCGCGACGCCGAAGCCGTGTTCCTCTGCGTCCCGACGCCGATGGGCGCCGGTGGGTCCGCGGACCTGCGCGCGGTCGAGGCGGTGGCCGCCGAGATCGGCGACGTCCTGCCCGCCGGCTGCGCGCTGATCACCAAGTCGACCGTGCCGGTCGGCACGTCGAAGCGGATCGAAGCGATGCTGGGCCGCACCGACGTCCCGGTGGTGTCGAACCCCGAATTCCTGCGCGAGGGCACCGCGGTCGCGGACTTCCTGGGCCCGGACCGGATCGTTGTCGGCTCGGACGACCTCGCCGCCGCGCGCTGGGTCGGCGAGCTGTACGCGGACCTCGCGGCGCCGGTCGTCGTCTCCGACGCGGCGAGCGCGGAGCTCGTGAAGTACGCCGCGAACTGTTACCTCGCGCTCAAACTGTCCTATGTGAACTCGATCGCCGAGCTGTGCGAGCGCCTCGGCGCGGACATCGACCTCGTCACCGAGGGCATGGGTTACGACCGCCGGATCGGGCGGACGTTCCTCAAACCCGGCCCGGGCTGGGGCGGTTCGTGCCTGCCGAAGGACACCAGCGCGCTGGTCACGGTGGCCGAGTCGGTGAACTACGACTTCAAGATGCTCACCTCGGCCATCGACGAGAACATCGCCCAGCGCGACCGGATCGTCGCGAAGATCGCCGGCGCGGTCGGCGGCACGCTGGCCGGCGCCCGGATCGGCGTGCTGGGCCTGGCCTTCAAGGCGGGCACCAACGACCTGCGCGACTCGCCCGCGCTCGCCGTGTGCTCGGTGCTGGGCGCGCTCGGCGCCGAGCTGATCGCCTACGACCCGGCGGTCGGCTGCGAGCTGCCCGGGATGACCGTGGTCGACGACGCCTACCAGGTCGCGAAGGACGCCGACGCCGTCGTCGTGCTGACCGAATGGGCCGAGTTCAAGCGCCTCGACTGGACCGCGATGGCCGAGCTGATGGACGGCGTCGACGTCGTCGACACGCGCAACCTGCTGGACCCGCGGGTGATCGTCGACGCGGGGCTGTCCTGGCAGGGTGTCGGGCGGCCGCGGGCGGCGGCGCGAATCAAGGTTTCCTGA
- a CDS encoding VOC family protein: MNHLIVPSRNNRESAEFLAHLLGLEVGEEWGPFIPVEVRNGVRLDFATIPEQDLRLQHYCFLIPEDDFDAVFARLVETGVTYHADPMGKQVGEINHNHGGRGVYFLDPGGNGMEIITQPYEPERRRPARW, translated from the coding sequence TTGAACCATCTGATCGTCCCGTCCCGGAACAACCGGGAATCCGCCGAATTCCTGGCGCACCTGCTCGGCCTCGAGGTCGGGGAGGAATGGGGGCCGTTCATCCCGGTCGAGGTCCGCAACGGCGTCCGCCTGGACTTCGCGACCATCCCCGAGCAGGACCTCCGCCTGCAGCACTACTGTTTCCTGATCCCGGAAGACGATTTCGACGCCGTCTTCGCGCGGCTCGTCGAAACCGGCGTGACCTACCACGCCGATCCGATGGGGAAGCAGGTCGGCGAAATCAACCACAACCACGGCGGCCGTGGTGTCTACTTCCTGGATCCCGGCGGGAACGGGATGGAAATCATCACGCAGCCGTACGAGCCGGAGCGGCGACGCCCGGCCCGCTGGTAG
- a CDS encoding gamma-glutamyltransferase family protein yields the protein MFTTRPELAGTFGMVASTHWLASATGMAVLEDGGNAFDAAVAAGFVLQVAEPHLCGPAGQVPGIFVTADDPTPRALASQGPSPAAATSEHFADLGLDLIPGSGLLPATVPGAWDGWLLLLRDYGTKSLREVLRYAIGYARNGTPLVSRVGDTIRAVEGLFVEHWPTSAALWLPDGKPAAGLHKNPALADTWERLLREAEAVSGREAQLDAGRRAWSQGFVAEAIDAFSRTAFRDDSGRDHAGLLTGDDLASWSASYEDPVSVDVDDWRLVKLGGWTQGPALLQQALLMHGFRDELSFVDGVASERTVHLAVEAAKLAFADREAWYGDTDVPLDVLLSASYTDARRALITDTASADLRPGDARGPARLPAILDSLQGLRAEGGATGEPTVGPQGQTRGDTVHLDVVDAAGNLVSLTPSGGWLQSSPTIPELGFCLDSRGQMFWLEQGLPNSLAPRKRPRITLSPSLALRDGVPALAFGTPGGDQQDQWQLCFWLAHVYGDLNLQESIDAPAWHTTAFPSSFYPRSWNPRELVVESRLGAATLDGLRNRGHELIDAGDWALGRLSAVSRTGDGVLRAGANARGMQGYAAGR from the coding sequence ATGTTCACGACGAGGCCCGAGCTGGCCGGCACCTTCGGGATGGTCGCGTCGACGCACTGGCTGGCTTCGGCCACCGGCATGGCGGTGCTGGAGGACGGCGGCAACGCGTTCGACGCGGCGGTCGCCGCCGGGTTCGTCCTGCAGGTCGCCGAGCCACACCTGTGCGGCCCTGCGGGCCAGGTCCCCGGCATCTTCGTGACGGCGGACGACCCGACACCCCGCGCGCTCGCGAGCCAGGGCCCGTCGCCCGCGGCGGCGACGTCCGAACACTTCGCCGACCTGGGCCTCGACCTGATCCCGGGCAGTGGCCTGCTCCCGGCGACCGTCCCGGGCGCCTGGGACGGCTGGCTCCTCCTGCTCCGCGACTACGGCACGAAGTCGCTTCGCGAGGTGCTGCGCTACGCGATCGGCTACGCGCGCAACGGCACCCCGCTGGTCTCGCGGGTCGGTGACACGATCCGCGCCGTCGAAGGACTGTTCGTCGAGCACTGGCCGACGTCCGCGGCGCTCTGGCTGCCGGACGGCAAGCCCGCGGCCGGCCTGCACAAGAACCCGGCGCTGGCGGACACGTGGGAGCGTCTCCTGCGCGAGGCCGAGGCCGTCTCGGGACGTGAAGCGCAGCTCGACGCCGGCCGTCGTGCCTGGTCACAGGGTTTTGTCGCCGAAGCGATCGACGCGTTCAGCCGCACGGCGTTCCGCGACGACTCGGGCCGCGACCACGCGGGCCTGCTCACCGGCGACGACCTGGCGTCGTGGTCGGCGAGCTACGAAGACCCGGTCTCGGTGGACGTCGACGACTGGCGCCTCGTGAAGCTGGGCGGCTGGACACAGGGCCCGGCGCTGCTGCAGCAGGCGTTGCTGATGCACGGCTTCCGCGACGAGCTGTCCTTTGTGGACGGCGTGGCGTCGGAGCGCACAGTGCACCTGGCGGTCGAGGCGGCGAAGCTCGCCTTCGCCGACCGCGAGGCCTGGTACGGCGACACGGACGTCCCGCTGGACGTGCTGCTCTCGGCGTCCTACACCGATGCCCGACGCGCGCTGATCACCGACACGGCGTCCGCTGACCTGCGCCCCGGCGACGCTCGCGGCCCGGCCCGGCTGCCGGCGATCCTGGACTCGCTGCAGGGCTTGCGGGCGGAAGGCGGCGCGACGGGCGAACCGACGGTCGGCCCCCAGGGCCAGACCCGCGGTGACACCGTCCACCTCGACGTCGTCGACGCGGCGGGAAACCTGGTCTCGCTGACGCCGTCCGGTGGCTGGCTGCAGTCGAGCCCGACGATCCCCGAGCTGGGCTTCTGCCTCGACTCGCGTGGCCAGATGTTCTGGCTGGAACAAGGCCTGCCGAACTCCCTGGCCCCGCGCAAGCGCCCGCGCATCACGCTGTCGCCGTCGCTGGCCCTGCGCGACGGCGTCCCGGCGCTGGCGTTCGGCACCCCGGGCGGCGACCAGCAGGACCAGTGGCAGCTGTGCTTCTGGCTGGCCCACGTCTACGGCGACCTGAACCTCCAGGAGTCGATCGACGCGCCGGCCTGGCACACGACGGCGTTCCCCAGCTCGTTCTACCCGCGCTCGTGGAACCCGCGCGAGCTGGTGGTGGAGTCGCGACTGGGCGCGGCCACACTGGACGGCCTGCGAAACCGCGGCCACGAGCTGATCGACGCCGGCGACTGGGCCCTGGGCCGCCTCTCGGCGGTCTCCCGCACCGGCGACGGCGTGCTCCGAGCGGGGGCCAACGCCCGCGGCATGCAGG